The genome window GCTCACCACTCGAAATGTAGAAGCCTGGCCATTAATGACTCCCCAGTGACGTTTGGGGTAAGGCCTCATCGTCGAACATGGCGggtattaaataaaaacgAAGCTTCTGCTAAGATCTTGCAATTCCCCCACATTTTGGGCTGATttggtttttctttttgccttCCCCACGGATTCCACCCTGCCAAGGCTTCTAGAATGTCGATATGCCTGCGCTTTCGGTCACTGATGCGGCTGAGACCATAGCGAATAGCCGTCTTTTTTCGCGGGCTGTGAATGAGACTGGTGATGCGCTGCAAGTCATCTGCGCATGGCCTGTTTCTGGGCAGTATGGAACGGGTACTCGAGTGCTGTAAGTTCAGTCCCTAGCCTAATCAATTGATATAGAGCTGACAATTATTTAGATACTATGTTCTCATCGCTGCGTGCCTTGTCGCGAGAAGGGAGGAATGGCTGGTAAATCCTTGTTTGGCCGCTGCGTTGGTGCTGCCAGCTGTTGCCGCTATTCACGGCATAGTTTTGTCGGCAATGCACAATCCTGGTGAGTGATAACCAGAAAATGAAGTTCAATGGCTAATTGACAAAGATGCGGTCGATATGGATATTTTTGGTGCCTTTCAGCTTTGCGCGATTGGTATCTTGGCAGCGCCAGTAACGGTTATGCTGTCAAAAACATACTTTAATGATCCTGGTCGAAACACTATTTTTCTGTGGACATTTCTGTTATTAATCGGTAAGTTGAACGTTAATATCCGTACAAAGCTATCCCAAAATCTAACCCGAGATTAGGTCTTCTGAGTATGACAATTGAATTTTACCGCATCGAGACTCACTCCTGTTTAATCGACGCATCGGGCAACCCAGTATCACCAAACGCATCCCAGTTTCACTACGTCGAAGGAAATAACTGCAACCTCACCTGTTCAACACAAAGCGGGCCTTCATCTCCAATGAGAGGAGGTTCCGCGAACAATATCTATGTCATACCTGCACCACATACCCTCACATTCGGCACCGCGACTCTACTCGCTGCAGCATGCTGTGTACACGCCGTTTTATGTCTCGTTTCTATGTGGGATAGAGTGCTTGAGATCAATTGGCGCCGAAGATTCGGAAAGCCGACCGACGACGCGGcaagtgaagatgatgatggcgctAATAAAGGTGTTATGAAGAAGGTCAATGATACCATTGGTTTTTTCCTACGCATCCTAGCGATTCCCGTTTTTGGTGGCGCTGGCTTGGCTATTCTTATCGTGGGCGAGATTAACTTTTTCAGCCCTCAAGTCAATTACCAGACTGAGCCAATGGCCAATATCGGTAAGTATACCCCAGTAGTATTCGAATGTCTTTGAATGTTTACTAATGCTTTCAAGGCCAATGGGCACCTATTACAGGTACTGCGATGGCCATGATCGGATCGCTGTATCTCCTTCTAGCAAGACATGCCGACCAAGCTAACGAACCATATCCATCACATGATTGCAATTGCTCTCATTGCCATTTTAACGACGAAATAAGCCAGGTCTCTCACCAAGAGAGTATTTCTTCACTGAATAGCCGTCATATCACATTAACTGTCACAAACACTGATACGCGTACAAACAACCAACTATCACCGCACCTCGATCCCACTCAGCCCCGCTCCTCCATATCCTCCCGACTTCGAGACCTCTCAGTCTACGAAGAGCACAATCAACCCCCCCGCAACCCCTACCGACAGAAAATAGAGAATGCATTCTTCAGATTCGGCGAGATGATTGGTACCCCAGCGCATGATTTTATCACCGAGCCTAAAGTCAAAAGACCAGATCGTGTTGACCTGCCGATGATACCAGGGGAACAATTTCGGAATTTAGGTGTATCAGCGGTTGAAATTGAGAGAGACCAGCAccaagacgatgatgagttgagCCCTGTAAGGTCAAGACCTGGGAGTTTTATAGGAAGCGATGCTTCTGTGCAAGGTGTTGGAAGATCTACGTCGATGCCTATATCACCGCCACCACTGGCTGTGACGAGACCGAGGTCGAGTACAGGTCCTCGACCGAGACCTGCTTCTCTGTATCACTAGCTTGATGGGGAGCGGTAAATTGATTTCTTGTtgaaagatattattattattatagaataTTATGTTAAACTTATGCTTTGGTATCgggatcttgttcttttgtcGATGACCCCTCGCCAGCTGTGACCGTGATCTCGTGGCTGTGCTCTAGTCCAGAGAGCACAATCCACGTTGGTACGATACACAGAATAGTGATCCCAAAGTTCAAACCAATGCTAACAAAATGGTTGGCGTTCCCCTCAGATTGCATCCTATTTTCCGTTAGTGTCTGTTCCaatggagatgagaagatgtACTTACGCCCAAGCAACGGTTTGACCGAGAGCTTCAAACCCTCGGAGAATACCACAGTGGTAAGACAAAGAGGAAATGTCAGTGGTGTATTGTCCAACAAGCCAGTACAAGAACTGTTGGAAAGCTTGACCTCCGAATTGCCAAAAGAAGATAAGGGTATAAGCCTTGCCGAAACCACCCTTGAACCAATCAAAGACAGGTGGCTCCTCAGCGTCGTAAAATTGCTTCTGGAGGATGGAAGCCCAGATCCATGTACCCACgagaatgaagatgatggaagcgAACGCAATTCTAGCTCGGGTCTTGATGAAAATGGACTGACGATCCAGCAAACCGGCGATCAGGAATGAGCTGATGATTCCGGAGAAGTTGGTGAAGAAGGACGAAAAGGCGCGAGCGCGAACGGTGAAGTATGTCGTTAACCAAGTGCTCATGAAGCCATTGTAAAAGTAACTGATGAAGAAAGCAGGGATCAACAAAAGCATGCGCTTAGTAACGAGAAGTGACAGAACAGCCTTGAACTCAGCGAACCAAGAGGGTTGCTTATGAACAACGACGAGGGTGCGGTCTTTTCTCTGAACCTTTTCCGCGGGGCTCAGAAGTAAAGCGATGGGCAGACCGAGACACATGATGACGATAAAGACGATGTAGGTCGCTGAGCTGACTGATCCTTTCGATGAGGTTTGCGCGTTGAGGCCGAGATTGATGGCGCCCCCTACAATCGGGCCGGCTGCCTTGGCAGTTTGCCAAATGGCTATTCCCAGTTAGTCGATCGTGAATAATTCATGTCCAAAATCACAACTTACCAAGATAAAATGCCCGGTCTTTGGGACTAGGATATCCAATAATAATGGCCGCCTCGGCCGCCCAGAAGAAACCCGCCGAAATACCACAGAGCGCACTTCCAAACAGCAAAAACCACGTCTTTGGCGCCACGTTATTCGTGTAAAGTCCAGCGCCATAAATCGGATATCCAATAGCTCCCAGTGCTAAGCCGTATCGGAGACCAATTCGGTTGTTGATCGCACCAGCTGCTATACAAACAGCGGCGAATAATCCATAGACGAGTGCATTGGCGGCTGATACGGCGTATGGTTCAGCTGCACCTCCGGCGCCGAGACCACCAAGGGCGTCCCACATTCCGGGAGCAGTGAAAGAGACACCGCATGCTATGGCGATTTGGAAGGGGATTGAGCGGAAGAAGGATGGTTTAGTGGGCGAGGCGGTTGGGTAGTTGATGACAGAGCCATCGTGTGAGGAGCCCATTTTGAGAAGCAGCCAACAGGCAAGAAGTGAGAAAAGACTTGAAGATTACAGAATAGGCGATTCATCCATTGTATTATATGTCTCTACGGATATTGCGTGCGATTGCGTGATCGATTAACTCGTCCCTCCCCGGCTCGATCACCAGTGAAACCATACTAAAGGGGGCTATTGATGGGGATTATGAGAATTAGTTTCCGTAAGGACCCATCGGCAATC of Fusarium musae strain F31 chromosome 5, whole genome shotgun sequence contains these proteins:
- a CDS encoding hypothetical protein (EggNog:ENOG41), with protein sequence MGSSHDGSVINYPTASPTKPSFFRSIPFQIAIACGVSFTAPGMWDALGGLGAGGAAEPYAVSAANALVYGLFAAVCIAAGAINNRIGLRYGLALGAIGYPIYGAGLYTNNVAPKTWFLLFGSALCGISAGFFWAAEAAIIIGYPSPKDRAFYLAIWQTAKAAGPIVGGAINLGLNAQTSSKGSVSSATYIVFIVIMCLGLPIALLLSPAEKVQRKDRTLVVVHKQPSWFAEFKAVLSLLVTKRMLLLIPAFFISYFYNGFMSTWLTTYFTVRARAFSSFFTNFSGIISSFLIAGLLDRQSIFIKTRARIAFASIIFILVGTWIWASILQKQFYDAEEPPVFDWFKGGFGKAYTLIFFWQFGGQAFQQFLYWLVGQYTTDISSLSYHCGILRGFEALGQTVAWAMQSEGNANHFVSIGLNFGITILCIVPTWIVLSGLEHSHEITVTAGEGSSTKEQDPDTKA